A genomic region of Micromonospora sp. NBRC 110009 contains the following coding sequences:
- a CDS encoding sodium-translocating pyrophosphatase, with product MSGTLAADGGALSLTGANVTYVVIAAVIALVALVFAATLTKAVLAAGTGTTNMQEISGAVQEGASAYLLRQFRTLAIFVVIAVVLLFLLPVHDTDGNETLVKIGRSAFFVVGAGFSAFIGGAGMWLATRANLRVAAAAREREGGREGAMKIAFRTGGVVGFLTVGLGLFGASLVVLIFKGDAPTVLEGFGFGAALLAMFMRVGGGIFTKAADVGADLVGKVEQGIPEDDPRNAATIADNVGDNVGDCAGMAADLFESYAVTLVAALILGRAAFGETGLVFPLIISTIGVLVAIVGVFITRLRTTDRNGLTAINRAFYLSAMIAAVLVAIAAFAYLPASFGELKGGLTDVDRNPRLVAIGAVVIGIVLAAAIQALTGYFTETNRRPVQDIGKSSQTGAATVILAGISVGLESAVYSALLIGAGVFGAFLLGGSSITLSLFAVALAGTGLLTTVGVIVAMDTFGPISDNAQGVAEMSGDIDEHGARTLTELDAVGNTTKAITKGIAIATAVLAATALFGSYTDTLRSSYADAGVGDVGTEILNALNVANPRNLVGLIVGAAVVFLFSGLAINAVSRSAGAVVMEVRRQFRELPGIMDRTQRPEYGKVVDICTRDAQRELMTPGLLAIMAPIAVGFGLGPGALASYLAGAIGAGTLMAVFLANSGGAWDNGKKLVEDGAFGGKGSDSHAATVIGDTVGDPFKDTAGPAINPLIKVMNLVSLLIAPAVVAWSVGDDKNPALRITIALVAALVIVAAVVFSKRKGVAMASSGDDTGAGSAEERIEPVNA from the coding sequence ATGTCCGGGACCTTGGCCGCCGACGGCGGCGCACTGTCCCTTACCGGAGCCAACGTGACGTACGTCGTCATCGCCGCGGTCATCGCGCTGGTGGCGCTCGTCTTCGCCGCCACCTTGACCAAGGCGGTGCTGGCAGCCGGTACGGGAACCACCAACATGCAGGAGATCTCCGGGGCGGTGCAGGAGGGCGCGTCGGCGTACCTGCTGCGACAGTTCCGCACCCTGGCGATCTTCGTGGTCATCGCCGTCGTGCTGCTGTTCCTGCTGCCGGTGCACGACACCGACGGCAACGAGACCCTGGTCAAGATCGGCCGCTCGGCGTTCTTCGTGGTGGGCGCCGGGTTCAGCGCGTTCATCGGCGGCGCCGGCATGTGGCTGGCCACCCGCGCCAACCTGCGGGTCGCCGCGGCCGCCCGGGAGCGGGAAGGCGGGCGCGAGGGCGCCATGAAGATCGCCTTCCGGACCGGCGGCGTGGTCGGCTTCCTCACGGTCGGCCTGGGGCTGTTCGGCGCGTCGCTGGTCGTCCTGATCTTCAAGGGCGACGCCCCGACCGTGCTGGAGGGCTTCGGCTTCGGCGCCGCGCTGCTCGCCATGTTCATGCGGGTCGGCGGCGGCATCTTCACCAAGGCCGCCGACGTCGGCGCCGACCTGGTCGGCAAGGTCGAGCAGGGCATTCCGGAGGACGACCCGCGCAACGCCGCGACCATCGCCGACAACGTGGGCGACAACGTCGGTGACTGCGCCGGCATGGCCGCCGACCTGTTCGAGTCGTACGCGGTCACCCTGGTCGCCGCGCTGATCCTGGGCCGCGCCGCGTTCGGCGAGACCGGCCTGGTCTTCCCGCTGATCATCTCCACCATCGGGGTGCTCGTCGCGATCGTCGGCGTCTTCATCACCCGGCTGCGCACCACCGACCGCAACGGTCTGACCGCGATCAACCGGGCCTTCTACCTCTCCGCGATGATCGCCGCGGTGCTGGTGGCGATCGCCGCGTTCGCCTACCTGCCGGCGAGCTTCGGCGAGCTGAAGGGCGGGCTCACCGACGTCGACCGCAACCCGCGGCTGGTGGCCATCGGCGCGGTGGTCATCGGCATCGTGCTGGCCGCCGCGATCCAGGCGCTCACCGGTTACTTCACCGAGACCAACCGGCGCCCGGTGCAGGACATCGGCAAGAGCTCGCAGACCGGTGCGGCCACCGTCATCCTCGCCGGCATCAGCGTCGGCCTGGAGTCGGCGGTCTACTCGGCGCTGCTGATCGGCGCCGGCGTCTTCGGCGCGTTCCTGCTCGGCGGCAGCTCCATCACGCTGTCGCTGTTCGCGGTCGCGCTGGCCGGCACCGGCCTGCTCACCACCGTCGGCGTCATCGTCGCGATGGACACCTTCGGCCCGATCTCCGACAACGCCCAGGGCGTGGCGGAGATGTCCGGCGACATCGACGAGCACGGCGCGCGGACGCTGACCGAGCTGGACGCCGTCGGCAACACCACCAAGGCGATCACCAAGGGCATCGCGATCGCCACCGCGGTGCTGGCCGCGACCGCGCTGTTCGGCTCGTACACAGACACGCTGCGCTCCTCGTACGCGGACGCGGGCGTGGGCGACGTGGGCACCGAGATCCTCAACGCGCTGAACGTGGCGAACCCGCGCAACCTGGTCGGCCTGATCGTCGGCGCGGCGGTGGTCTTCCTCTTCTCCGGCCTGGCCATCAACGCGGTCTCCCGCTCGGCCGGCGCCGTGGTGATGGAGGTACGCCGGCAGTTCCGCGAGCTGCCCGGCATCATGGACCGCACCCAGCGCCCCGAGTACGGCAAGGTCGTCGACATCTGCACCCGGGACGCGCAGCGCGAGCTGATGACCCCCGGCCTGCTGGCCATCATGGCACCGATCGCGGTCGGCTTCGGCCTCGGCCCCGGCGCGCTGGCGTCGTACCTGGCCGGTGCGATCGGGGCGGGCACCCTGATGGCGGTCTTCCTGGCCAACTCCGGTGGCGCCTGGGACAACGGCAAGAAGCTGGTGGAGGACGGCGCGTTCGGCGGCAAGGGCTCCGACTCGCACGCGGCGACTGTCATCGGCGACACCGTCGGCGACCCGTTCAAGGACACCGCCGGCCCGGCGATCAACCCGCTGATCAAGGTGATGAACCTGGTCTCGCTGCTGATCGCGCCGGCCGTGGTGGCCTGGAGCGTGGGCGACGACAAGAACCCCGCCCTGCGGATCACGATCGCCCTGGTGGCCGCGCTGGTCATCGTGGCGGCAGTGGTGTTCAGCAAGCGCAAGGGCGTCGCGATGGCCTCGTCCGGCGACGACACCGGCGCGGGCAGCGCGGAGGAGCGGATCGAACCGGTCAACGCCTGA
- a CDS encoding ATP-binding protein: MMATVKLSFSPAPVHVRTARLVGVAVARRAGVREDLLDEVRLAIGEACTRAVALHRQYGLAEPVYMEMSDSGAYTVRVVDRAPIEAGIGLAALPPDELAKESLSEDALTTGVGFALLAGFVEDLQVRPVEEGVGTEVRMVWPVRR, from the coding sequence ATGATGGCGACCGTCAAGCTCTCCTTCTCCCCGGCGCCGGTGCACGTCCGCACCGCGCGCCTGGTCGGCGTCGCGGTGGCCCGCCGCGCAGGCGTCCGCGAGGACCTGCTCGACGAGGTACGCCTGGCGATCGGCGAGGCGTGCACCCGGGCGGTCGCCCTGCACCGGCAGTACGGCCTGGCCGAGCCGGTCTACATGGAGATGTCCGACAGCGGGGCGTACACGGTGCGGGTGGTGGACCGCGCCCCGATCGAGGCGGGCATCGGCCTGGCCGCCCTGCCCCCGGACGAGCTGGCCAAGGAGTCGCTCAGCGAGGACGCGCTGACCACCGGCGTCGGCTTCGCCCTGCTCGCCGGCTTCGTCGAGGACCTCCAGGTGCGCCCGGTCGAGGAGGGCGTCGGCACCGAGGTCCGGATGGTGTGGCCGGTCCGCCGCTGA
- a CDS encoding STAS domain-containing protein: MELSLATRTVGEHTVLEVGGEVDVYTAPRLRERLLELIDGGARRVVVDLGRVDFLDSTGLGVLVGALKRLRSAGGSFALVCDKEPLLKIFRITALDQVFPLHPTVDAAISADSTGAGA; this comes from the coding sequence GGAGAGCACACGGTGCTCGAGGTCGGCGGTGAGGTGGACGTCTACACCGCGCCACGCCTGCGGGAACGGCTCCTGGAACTGATCGACGGTGGTGCCCGCCGGGTCGTGGTCGACCTCGGCCGGGTCGACTTCCTCGACTCGACCGGCCTCGGCGTGCTGGTCGGCGCGCTCAAGCGGCTCCGCTCCGCCGGTGGTTCCTTCGCCCTGGTCTGCGACAAGGAGCCGTTGCTCAAGATCTTCCGGATCACCGCCCTGGACCAGGTGTTCCCGTTGCATCCCACGGTCGACGCGGCGATCAGCGCCGACTCGACCGGCGCCGGCGCATGA